CCAGCCCCGTCCCCAACACGGCACTCACAGATCACGTTCACAACCACTTCACGGGTGGCCACACCCCGACGGCTGGTGGCCCGACACACGTAGGTGCCCGAAATATCCCGCGTGACAGGCCTCGGCTCCCCGATGGGCAGCAAAGCCCCATCCCCTTTCCGGCGACAGTCCAACTTGGGGATTGGGTTCCCCGAGGCCTGGCACCTCAGGGTCTGCGAGATGCCTTCCTCCAAAGTCCAGTTTCCTGGGCAATTCTCCTTGTCCAGTCGGGGGCCATCTAGAGAAACACAGCAAGTGGGGGGCCGGGTCAGGGACCAGAACCCCTCTCACCACCCAGGTCTGGAGGAGTTAGGTAGGCAacccagggcaggggcgggggtagACTCCAGAGACATGAGCTCATGGAGTCCTAGGGCCTTGGAGGTTTGGGGTCATTGTCCAGCAGCCCTACTCACACAGGACAAAGAGCTTCTGGGTCTTGTTTTTGTGCAGCACGTGCCCGGCCACCTCCAGGGCAGCAGAACACACAAAGCCACGCCCGTTGTCCTCAGCAGTGGCATTCAGCATGATTTGGGCACGCGGAAATGGAGTCTCATCTGGGTCCCCGCTCAGCGTCACCACAGCTCCAGCATGGGCCTTGCACTCCACACTCACCACAGTCCCCTCGGGGGCTTCAGACTCACTCAGGGTCAAGTTGGGAGCTGGGAAACCTGGGGGAGGAGCACGCAGTGAGCCCCGCCCCTGGGTCTGGCCCCCGCGTCCAGAGCTCTGGCCTGTCCCTACTTACTGTAGATGGTCACACTCTCCCGCGTCCTCTGGCTCTGGTTTCCCAGGGTCACTGCACAGGTCAGCTGCTGGACGCCTTCATCCCCCGGGGCCACCTCCACCAAGGCGGTGGCCGAGAGGGAGTCCTTGCTGTACTTGATTGTGGGTGTCAGCCTCTGGTCCTCCAGTGCCAAGTGAACCTGGGCCTCTGAGGCCGGGAACAGCCCATCCAGGGAGCAGGTCACGGACCGCTGTGTGCCCACTTCCATGATCCCGGGAGTAACAAGGTGTGGGCGGACCTTTGGCAGGACTGGCCAGAGAAGGTGGGTGTGAACAGAGGGGAACGGAAGCCCTTTCCCGCGGCATTTTCCTTCTGTCACCTGGAACGCCTCTTCCCCGGGAGACTCTGCGACTTGGCCATCTATGACTCAGGACACTCGTACCCCTCACCCTGGGTCACAGCCTTCTCAGTAGATCGTGTGGCCCAGGCGGcccacccccaacaccccacCCCAGTGGCCAAGAACATGCTCTTCCCAGAAGCCTTTGCAATCTAGGTCACTATCTTCTCTGTACCCTCCAGGCCAGGGGCGCCTCCTTCCCAGGAACCCTGCACCCCAAGCAGGAGCACTGCCTGAGCCTGTCCTCCTGCAAACTTCCCAATGCCTCACCGAAGGTTCGGAGCTGCCTGGGGACTGAGCTGTTCTGGAACAGTCCCAGCCCTTGGGGCCGAAGGTCCAGTTCTGTGCGGCAAGAGAAGTTGGTGCCATGGTCGCCTCTGCGTGCCAACACTGTGGCCGTGACCTCAGCCACAGGCGTCCCCTCCGCAGGCTGCCGGCTCAGCAACTTCTCCCCTTGGAGCAGCATCACGGAGAGGTTTGTCCGGGgcgcccctccctccacctggcaATGTAGGGTGAGGTTTTCGCCCACAGGCTGCCACTGGGGCAGGGGTTCCAGCTCCACACGCTCTGGGAAccctgggggagaggagaggaaggagtgtCCTGTGAGCGGGACAGAAAGGACACCCACCAGCAGGGGGCACAGGGACACCGTACCTGGGCCAGGGAGCCTCACGGCCCCAAACACACCCCAAGGCTGACTAATCCCAAACCACCTAAGTCATTCAGGAATGTTAAGAACTTCGGGGAAACCAGTGAGAAGTCCCCAAGTGGTTGTGAAAGGGCAAACCATTTTTTTATTCACTGCAGCTTCTAAGAGTGAAAAGTGGAAAAGAACCTCGGAGTGTATCACCAGGTGTCCAGTGAAATACAGGATTTCAGCTGCCCAGTAGagattggttttgttttttgtttttacagagaggaagggagagggatagagagttagaaacatcgatgagagagaaacatcgatcagctgcctcctgcacactccctgctgggcaTGTGTCCACAAGCaagtacacgcccttgaccggaatcgaatctgggacccttgagtccacaggctgacgctccatccactgagccaaaccggttagggctagagattgtttttaaaaagacctctGCTCTTCAAACAAACAATattaagaacagaaaaataaatttaaaacgataaaaattgtttaaaaagaaaactaaaaaaccaaaccaaaaaagacagaataaatgagagaaagaaagagacctctgctcccccttcccctatcttggctttatttttctctgtagcaCCCGTTCACTCTCTGACACACAAGATCATCTACTCAGTGAACTTGTTTCTCCTCGATTTCCTCCCATGAAATGTGATCCCAGGAGGCAGGATCTTTGTCTTTGCCCCCTCATGTTGTTtgttggcacacagtaggcgctctATATTTATAGAAGGAATAAGGTTGAACCACACACACTGATTGGAGGCCTTTCAGGAGCCCACGTTCAAGAGAAAGAAGTTCCAGTCCTGcccgcgtggctccgtggttgagctcgatttacgaaccaggaggtcacggttacattccgggtcagggcacatgactgggttgctcagtgtggggtgtgcaggaggcagccgaacaatgattctctctgatcactgatgtttctctctttctctccctctcccttcctctctgaagttaataaaaaaatatttaaaaaaaaaaaaagagcgagaaAGAAGTTCCTGGATGTGCTGTATGACCCTctgaaatgttaaaaatgtaagaaccaaaaaaaaagtaagaaccCACAGACACCCAAAACGCAACTCTGAATAGCCCTGAAGATACAAGTTGTGGGCTCGGTTTTCACAGGCCAGGGTTTCCGTTTTGCACCAGGTAACAGAATTCTGAGCCTGAATGGCCAGTGAACATTTCTAGCAGAGCCCTGCTGAGCTGTGACTTAGCACTGAGACCCGCCAAGCTCCCCAGGGAGGGGTCCTGAGGGCTCCGGGTCACTGTTCCCTTCTCAAGAGGCCCAGGAATATCACTGGGCAATGCTGTTAAAGGGTCAGGGGCTTGGGTTTGGTTCCTTTTCGGCTTCTTTGCTATGGGCTGTGGGTGAGTGACTTGCCTCTGGAACAGTCCCAGCCCTCAGGGCTCAGAAACGGAGACGCAGTTTCCTAAGCTATAAAGTGGGGCTACTGGAGGTAGGACTATTATTAATCCATTTAAGAAATTGAAAGAGTGAGTGTCAATGGGCATAAGGTTTCCTTTtagggtaatgaaaatgttcttaaattagatggtggtgatggttgaacAACTCTATAAACACTAAAATTCATTGACTTACGCACttcaaatctgtttttttttttttaaaggcccagAGCtgtagccgatttggctcagtgaatagagctttggcctatagactgaaaggtcccgggttcgattctggtcaagagcacacatgcccaggtttcggacttgatccccagtagggagcatgcaggaggcaggcaaacaatgattctctctcatcattgatgtttctatctctctccctctcccttcctctctgaaatcattaaaattaaaaaaaaattgtttttaaaggccCAGAAAACTCTCAGGCACCCAGCTCTGATATCTAATCATCTGCTGCAAACCACAATTTGCAGAGCGAGAGGCCTCCTTAAACCTCGGCCCCCATGTCTCCAAACCCGGCTCTGCGCTGTAAGCCAGGCTGCCGGAAGAGGTCTGTCTTGCCTGTACCTCTCCTtgacacccccaaccccccaccttcAGTCCCTCGCCAAGTCCTGGTCACACTGCTCTTCAAATATTTGTCTGCCCTTCCTTTCCTGTAAGCAGCCACTGCCCACAAAATGTGTGGCCTGGACAAGGCCCGCAGCCAACTGTCCTCTGGCTTCCCCTCAGTCGGGCCTTCTGCTCTCTAGATCCCTGGCCTGCTCACACACTTTTGAAGTGTGGCTCCCTATCACCCTGGGGAGAGGGCCCAACTCCCCAGCCTGGCATTCGAGGAACTGCCAGCCTTAGCTCCAGCCTCGCTCATCTGTTGATGTTCAGCCCCTCTGGCCCGCCCAACCCCGGATCAGCATGTTTGCCCCTCCGAACCTCTGCCCAGGCTGTTCCCTCTACCCAGGCTGTTCCCTTTGCCCAGAATGCCTGTCTGCCAGCTCCTGTGCACCCTTCAAGGCCTGGTTAGGGGTCACTTCCTGCATAAATTGCCACTCTAACCTTTCTCGAGAAAGCTTAGCCACCCAGGGAAGCCCCTTGTCTTTATGCTGAGGGCGGGGCAGGCCCAAGCCAGAGTGTCTCCCAGCGGACACCCCTGCTGTGCGCCTGCTACCTGCTCCATTTCACAGagctggaaactgaggcacagtctGGTCTCTAGAGTCACAGAGAGagtaagtggcagaggcaggaacTCACGCCTGAAGTGTTGGGCTTTCAACGACCAGGCTGAGCTGTGGAAGGGCCTTCCAGGGAGTTCCCTGGGGTTTTCAGAGGCCCCTGGGAATGTTTGGGGACTTCCCTCATCTGGCCAGCATCTGCTCAAACATCCTCCATATCAAAAGCAAAACTGATATTCGCCCAAAGGCTTCCTCACCCAGACACCATGAAGATGGAATGCCCTTCATGCCTTACTGCATCCCCATACCCATCCCAGGAGGTCTCATGTGAAAGGCAACCCAGAAGCCAGGTCCCCCACAGTCACACAGTTAGTAAGGGCCATGATGGGACTGGAACCCAAGGCTGTCTAATCCCAAAGCCAGGTGACcagtttcctccctcccttcctccctcccttccttcctcccttccttcctttttggtttgttttgttctaatttgaattttatttattgccTATGGTCATAGTAACTCATTCTCACCATTCAAAATGcccaaaggtaaaaaaaaaaaaaaaaaaaaaagacacaaggaGAAAAAACTCATTCCTGCCCTCTCCTGGaacgcgcgccccccccccccccacagttaATATGGTCATTTCTTTCAGTAAACACAACCTCCCTCACCCCACTCCAGCACTCCCTAACACACAGAATGGCATGCCACTCATTCTGGGCATACCTTCCTTCTTTTGAGTTTGACTGCAGCGTCTCAGAGTGTGCAGCAACTAGCACCCTCTCTTTTGGGGACACAGGGAACTTCCTCATTCATGTACACAGCTGCATACTATTCCATCGTATAGCCAAACCACAGTCATTTCCCAGTCCCGACATTTGAGCAGCTTGTAAACTTTTGTCCTTACAAACAAAGCTGCAGAATAATCCCgcccacccccagtcccctctgagCAGGGACACATGCAAGCCCAGTTCCCAGGAGTAGGGTTTCTGTATCAGAGGGCACATGCATGTGTCATTTGGAGAACTGAGGCCCCTTCCCTGCCTGGGGCTGTGCTTCCTCATGCTCCCACCCCGTCAGCAATGTCCCAGGATGGCCTGCTATCGCAGTCTTGTCAGCGCACCTGTTATCAATTCTTTCCATTG
The sequence above is a segment of the Myotis daubentonii chromosome 5, mMyoDau2.1, whole genome shotgun sequence genome. Coding sequences within it:
- the ICAM1 gene encoding intercellular adhesion molecule 1 isoform X1; amino-acid sequence: MLPVAARSPRTALLALLWALLPGPGGAQTSVHPKEVIIPRGGSVLVNCSTSCDQYTLLGLETHLDKKEVANGSNWKMYELSSVQGDTIPYCYSVCHNNQSEATMSLTVYWFPERVELEPLPQWQPVGENLTLHCQVEGGAPRTNLSVMLLQGEKLLSRQPAEGTPVAEVTATVLARRGDHGTNFSCRTELDLRPQGLGLFQNSSVPRQLRTFVLPKVRPHLVTPGIMEVGTQRSVTCSLDGLFPASEAQVHLALEDQRLTPTIKYSKDSLSATALVEVAPGDEGVQQLTCAVTLGNQSQRTRESVTIYSFPAPNLTLSESEAPEGTVVSVECKAHAGAVVTLSGDPDETPFPRAQIMLNATAEDNGRGFVCSAALEVAGHVLHKNKTQKLFVLYGPRLDKENCPGNWTLEEGISQTLRCQASGNPIPKLDCRRKGDGALLPIGEPRPVTRDISGTYVCRATSRRGVATREVVVNVIYQQSNLVTIIAVTALILGIAATGGTAAYLYNRQRKIRKYRLQKAQEAAAMKLNTPP
- the ICAM1 gene encoding intercellular adhesion molecule 1 isoform X2 — protein: MLPVAARSPRTALLALLWALLPGPGGAQTSVHPKEVIIPRGGSVLVNCSTSCDQYTLLGLETHLDKKEVANGSNWKMYELSSVQGDTIPYCYSVCHNNQSEATMSLTVYWFPERVELEPLPQWQPVGENLTLHCQVEGGAPRTNLSVMLLQGEKLLSRQPAEGTPVAEVTATVLARRGDHGTNFSCRTELDLRPQGLGLFQNSSVPRQLRTFVLPKVRPHLVTPGIMEVGTQRSVTCSLDGLFPASEAQVHLALEDQRLTPTIKYSKDSLSATALVEVAPGDEGVQQLTCAVTLGNQSQRTRESVTIYNGPRLDKENCPGNWTLEEGISQTLRCQASGNPIPKLDCRRKGDGALLPIGEPRPVTRDISGTYVCRATSRRGVATREVVVNVIYQQSNLVTIIAVTALILGIAATGGTAAYLYNRQRKIRKYRLQKAQEAAAMKLNTPP